The genomic stretch AAAGACGTTCCAAAGTGGATACCTGGCCCCCTAGTACAGTTTCCCCTCTAAGGCCactgaagaagaccaaCTTACAAGATGTTCATCCAACGCTGAACCAGTTGCTCTCTCAGGAATCGGATAAAATTATTGAACCTACAGATCTATATCCTAAGAAATCGCTTAAAGTCATAAGATCCAATGGTAACTTCCGATCTGTGCCAAAACATTCACAAACTGTAGAATTCCCTTACAATGACTTTTACAGGCAGCCTTCTACAGTTGTGAAGTCAGACTCTTCGTCTAGTTTTGAAATAGATACTGCTTCTCCAACTGATGATTACTGTGATGAAAGCCCGTTTCCTCACCTCGAATACTCGATCATCAGCCCTCATGAGCCACCATATGAACCAATCACTCTTGCTCAAGAGATATCTATAAGAAAGGAAGTGGCTAGTCGCCAGCACAACTTGCTACCCACAGGTGACTACTTGCAAGAATACATGGAAGATAGGCTCGTGAGATGGAGACCCAGTGATTCACAGCACAACAACGAATTATCAATAAATGGTAATCATGTCTACCAACAAGATGTAAGTTTGCAGAGAGCTCAATCCAGAGGGatgttttccaattttgGAACTTGGTTCTCAAGGATGTACAAAGAAACTCCTCCGCCACCGACAGAACAACCGGCTCCAAATACAGAGGAAACCAGTTCTTTACAACAATCTCCGGTTGAACTACGTCTTGTACAGAGATCGGCAGATATTCCTGACTACCGAGACATTCTTTCCAACGTACAATTCAAACCAAACAGTTCcatttcttgtcttccGAAGACAACCACAAAAATGAGAGACAACCATTCACATATAACAATAGTAGTTAACGAACCTACAGCAGCAGAAATACCATTGTATACTCCAAACGGGATGCCGTTGAAACAATACCTTCTAGACTTCGAGAAGGAAGACAGCCACAATGAATCAAGGGGAGATTCCAATGccatcttcaactcgttggatCAAGAGGTCCGAGAGTTGATTCTGGGAGTGGACAACTTCATCCTTGACTTCTTTAGCCAATCATGGCAATGTATTACAAACGTTGTGTCCGGATGTCTGTTTTAGGATCTTCAGAGTTTATAGAATGTCTTTATATTGAACTTAGTAGATATCGTAATCTAAAGGAAATAAGCAAAGTGAATACATAAAAGTAAATAAGTTTAAAATCAAGTCAGATGAATTGAATCAGAATGTTAGAGCTTACTCGGAAGCTTCGGCAAATCTTTCAGAAATCGAAGTCAACAAGGTGTTGAATTCGGTCTTTCCCTCAGCTTCACCTCTGGATGGCTCAAAGAACTTGGCAGAAGAAACCGAATGCTTAACGTCAGAAGTAGACTCAGATAACTTGGACCATTGGGCACCGTTGGCCACAGCCTTCTGAGCTTCGTCGTGGTACGAGATGAAAGCTCTCATCATATCGAAGGTCTTCCAAATAGGACAGAATGCATCGTAGGTGGAGTAACCGTTCTGTTGCAAGAAATCTTCCTTGATCAAACTGGCGACATCCAAGGTGATTTTGTCAGAGTCAGACAAGGCAGACTTACCGACCAATTGCACCACTTgttccaactcttcagcATCAGACAAGATTTCCttgattttgtttcttAATGCTGGGAATTCAGGGTAATTGGCATCGTAGTACTTGTCCAACACGTTGGTATACTTCGAGTAGGAGACCGAGGTGTTAATGGATGGGAAATGCTTTCTTTgagccaacttcttgtctaAACCCCAGAAGACTTGAGTAATACCCaaagtagaagtagtgaCTGGATCGGAGAAATCACCACCGGCTGGAGAGACAGCAGCGACAATTGAAACAGATCCAAGTCTTTCTGGAGAACCCAAAGCTACAGATTTACCTGCACGTTCGTAGAAAGAAGCCAATTTCGCACCCAAATAAGCTGGGAAACCCTGGTCAGCGGGCATTTCACCCAATCTACCAGAGATTTCTCTCAAGGCTTCAGCCCAACGAGATGACGAATCGGCAATCATGGAGACGTTCTTACCCTGATCTCTGAAGTATTCAGCCAAGGTAATACCAGTATAAATCGAGGCTTCACGAGCTGCCACTGGCATGTTAGAGGTATTGGCCACTAAAGTCGTACGTTTCATGATGGGTTCCTTTCTGCCGTTAATTTCAGTAAACAACTCAGGGAACTCCATAAGAACCTCTGCCATTTCATTTCCTCGTTCACCGCAATTGTGAACTAAAGCCAAGttcgacaacaagaattgaTGATCGGAATCCTCAGAAAGGGTGATACCATAGAAGTCatcctcttccttctcAACCATGTGGAACGTGTAAGGGTGAGGCTCACGGTTAACACAAACAGGTTCCTCGGCTCTCTTACGAGGAGCAGCACACTTGGAAAGAACAGAATCCAAAGCAGAGGAATTGGCCATATAGATAGCATAGCTTTCTTGATGCTTGACGGAGTTCACTTCCTTGGCCTCCTCAACACTGACCGAGGTTTGAATACCTAAAGAACGAGCAACAGAAACAAGTCCATCTCTAACAGCCGGGTAAATAGTCTTGACAGTTGCACTGTAGCACTTGTCGGCTTCATCCCTCTTGACATGACCATCTGAATCAACAAGACCGGAAATAAAATATTCACGAACAGCAATACTTTCGGAACGAAGGAATGAAGGAACCAGCTTGAAAAGCATTTCATTCTCCTTCTTTCCACAAATTTCGGCAAGC from Scheffersomyces stipitis CBS 6054 chromosome 2, complete sequence encodes the following:
- a CDS encoding predicted protein; protein product: METRPLPSGITIDLPRRTLEPKRQSGDEKIEVPSHFRSYSASALGRINCVQEVDLQTQHGSVDSQNYPVPGTLEISARDERRSKVDTWPPSTVSPLRPSKKTNLQDVHPTSNQLLSQESDKIIEPTDLYPKKSLKVIRSNGNFRSVPKHSQTVEFPYNDFYRQPSTVVKSDSSSSFEIDTASPTDDYCDESPFPHLEYSIISPHEPPYEPITLAQEISIRKEVASRQHNLLPTGDYLQEYMEDRLVRWRPSDSQHNNELSINGNHVYQQDVSLQRAQSRGMFSNFGTWFSRMYKETPPPPTEQPAPNTEETSSLQQSPVELRLVQRSADIPDYRDILSNVQFKPNSSISCLPKTTTKMRDNHSHITIVVNEPTAAEIPLYTPNGMPLKQYLLDFEKEDSHNESRGDSNAIFNSLDQEVRELISGVDNFILDFFSQSWQCITNVVSGCSF